One window of the Montipora foliosa isolate CH-2021 chromosome 4, ASM3666993v2, whole genome shotgun sequence genome contains the following:
- the LOC137998949 gene encoding neuropeptide Y receptor type 2-like: MSNWSAANFSLVQPANYSSFPEQHQTQLAKGKSELTTWTIVQVLAYYAMILLSLIGNTIVIKAIKRIRSNLRRQVHYLFIVNLSVCDLLFAVENIPMACTYLLMKGSWKIEGSLGSFLCKFDSFTSLVLILTSNLTILAIGVERFCGTFCPLKVFISKKRAYFMIACMWLASGIYSSPLLSSCFADLERSPDGSMRCHLYVQSQKVIHWFVLQTVLLAAGFVTTLVLYTAIGIKIWRGKTPGIQLKSLQLRLHARKIKAVKMLAILVTVFYISFIPFSIYQLSVFFGFHLKLGSHYGQIAAFLMYCNGAINPVIYSVYNESIRNEFKAFFNCQKNILNPQKRLFLTSQITRRLKDLGLRQFHDTRDKDGPCQPRGLAVIAAPSNLVGFAFEETRL; the protein is encoded by the coding sequence ATGAGTAACTGGAGCGCTGCAAATTTTAGCTTGGTACAACCAGCAAATTACAGTTCGTTCCCAGAGCAACACCAAACGCAACTGGCAAAAGGGAAAAGCGAGCTAACCACATGGACGATCGTTCAAGTGCTAGCTTACTATGCGATGATTCTTCTTTCCTTGATCGGCAACACGATCGTCATCAAGGCCATCAAGAGAATTCGATCAAACCTTAGAAGGCAAGTGCACTATCTGTTCATCGTGAACCTCTCTGTGTGTGATCTGTTATTTGCCGTGGAGAACATACCCATGGCCTGCACTTATTTGTTGATGAAGGGAAGTTGGAAAATCGAAGGCAGTCTGGGTTCCTTCCTTTGCAAGTTTGATTCGTTTACGTCTCTGGTCCTTATCCTGACGTCAAATCTAACGATTTTGGCCATTGGGGTCGAGAGATTTTGCGGGACATTTTGCCCActgaaagtgtttatttcaaagAAACGCGCTTATTTTATGATAGCTTGCATGTGGTTGGCAAGTGGAATATATTCTTCACCACTGCTTTCGTCTTGCTTCGCTGATCTTGAAAGGTCTCCCGACGGAAGTATGAGATGTCACCTTTACGTCCAAAGCCAAAAGGTCATTCATTGGTTTGTGCTGCAAACGGTGCTCCTAGCAGCTGGTTTCGTCACAACACTGGTGCTTTACACCGCAATTGGGATCAAAATATGGCGCGGAAAAACACCCGGAATACAACTTAAAAGCTTACAACTTCGACTGCACGCCAGGAAAATCAAAGCTGTGAAAATGCTTGCGATTTTGGTGACCGTATTTTACATCTCTTTCATACCATTTTCGATCTATCAGCTTTCAGTTTTTTTTGGGTTTCATCTCAAACTTGGTTCTCATTATGGGCAAATCGCTGCGTTTCTTATGTACTGCAATGGAGCTATCAACCCGGTAATTTACAGCGTGTATAACGAGAGCATTAGAAATGAGTTCAAAGCCTTTTTCAATTGCCAGAAAAACATCTTGAATCCACAAAAAAGACTCTTTCTGACCTCCCAAATCACAAGAAGATTAAAGGATTTGGGATTAAGGCAATTTCACGATACACGAGATAAAGACGGTCCTTGTCAGCCGAGAGGGCTAGCAGTGATTGCAGCGCCTTCAAATCTAGTGGGTTTTGCTTTCGAGGAAACACGATTGTGA